In Lonchura striata isolate bLonStr1 chromosome 30, bLonStr1.mat, whole genome shotgun sequence, a single genomic region encodes these proteins:
- the RPL10A gene encoding large ribosomal subunit protein uL1, translated as MSSKVSRDTLYEAVKEVLHGSRAKKRKFVETVELQISLKNYDPQKDKRFSGTVRLKSTPRPKFSVCLLGDQQHCDEAKAVDIPHMDIEALKKLNKNKKLVKKLAKKYDAFLASESLIKQIPRILGPGLNKAGKFPSLLTHNENLVAKVDEVKSTIKFQMKKVLCLAVAVGHVKMTEDELVYNIHLAINFLVSLLKKNWQNVRALYIKSTMGKPQRLY; from the exons ATGAG CAGCAAAGTGTCCCGGGACACCCTGTACGAGGCGGTGAAGGAGGTGCTGCACGGCAGCCGTGCCAAGAAGCGCAA GTTCGTGGAGACGGTGGAGCTGCAGATCAGCCTCAAGAATTACGACCCGCAGAAGGACAAGCGGTTCTCCGGTACCGTCAG GTTGAAGTCGACGCCGCGGCCCAAATTCTCGGTCTGTCTGCTGGGGGACCAGCAGCACTGCGATGAGGCCAAAGCAGTTGATATCCCTCATATGGATATAGAAGCTCTGAAGAAGCTCAACAAAAATAAGAAGCTGGTGAAGAAGCTGG CTAAGAAGTACGATGCCTTCCTGGCCTCTGAGTCCTTGATCAAACAAATTCCTCGAATCCTGGGCCCAGGCCTGAACAAAGCTGGGAAATTCCCTTCTCTGCTCACCCACAATGAGAACCTGGTGGCCAAGGTGGATGAGGTCAAATCGACCATCAAGTTTCAGATGAAGAAG GTGCTCTgtctggctgtggctgtgggtcACGTGAAGATGACAGAGGACGAGCTCGTCTACAACATCCACCTGGCCATCAACTTCCTGGTGTCCCTGCTGAAGAAGAACTGGCAGAACGTGCGAGCTCTGTACATCAAGAGCACCATGGGGAAACCCCAGCGCCTCTACTAA